One window from the genome of Streptomyces sp. WZ-12 encodes:
- a CDS encoding ABC transporter ATP-binding protein, with protein MANHDIHLAVRRGTVHALCGENGAGKSTLMKILYGMQKPDEGTIALDGEQVALHSPGDAIARGIGMVHQHFMLADNLTVLENTVLGAEKLHGIGAGARTRIREISDAYGLNIRPDVLVEGLGVADRQRVEILKVLYRGARTLILDEPTAVLVPQEVEALFDNLRELKSEGLTVIFISHKLGEVLSVADDITVIRRGTTVASVEPAATTPKQLAELMVGSELPSPETRESTVTDEEMLRVEDVHLTATDEGGAVRTVLDGISLTIRKGEVLGVAGVEGNGQAELVEAVMGTRTPDRGTITLDGADLSRATTRARREGGIGYIPEDRHRHGLLLDAPLWENRILGHVTERPNSRGKLLDLAGARADTERIVAEYDVRTPGIEVTAASLSGGNQQKLIVGREMSHHPKLLIAAHPTRGVDVGAQAQIWEQIRAARREGLAVLLISADLDELIGLSDTLRVMYRGRLVADADPAVITPEELGSAMTGAASGHLSASDDAAQGGAQK; from the coding sequence GTGGCCAACCACGACATCCACCTCGCCGTCCGCCGCGGCACCGTCCACGCCCTGTGCGGCGAGAACGGCGCCGGCAAGTCGACCCTGATGAAGATCCTCTACGGCATGCAGAAGCCGGACGAGGGCACCATCGCGCTCGACGGCGAACAGGTCGCCCTGCACTCCCCGGGCGACGCCATCGCCCGCGGCATCGGCATGGTGCACCAGCACTTCATGCTCGCCGACAACCTCACCGTGCTGGAGAACACCGTCCTCGGCGCGGAGAAGCTGCACGGCATCGGCGCCGGCGCCCGCACCCGGATACGGGAGATCTCCGACGCCTACGGGCTGAACATCCGCCCCGACGTGCTCGTCGAGGGCCTCGGCGTCGCCGACCGGCAGCGGGTGGAGATCCTCAAGGTGCTCTACCGCGGCGCCCGCACGCTGATCCTCGACGAGCCGACCGCGGTCCTGGTCCCGCAGGAGGTCGAGGCGCTCTTCGACAACCTCCGCGAGCTCAAGTCCGAGGGCCTGACCGTCATCTTCATCTCGCACAAGCTGGGCGAGGTGCTCTCGGTCGCCGACGACATCACCGTCATCCGGCGCGGCACCACGGTGGCGTCCGTCGAGCCGGCCGCCACCACCCCCAAGCAGCTCGCCGAGTTGATGGTCGGCAGCGAGCTGCCGTCGCCGGAAACCCGCGAATCCACCGTCACCGACGAGGAGATGCTGCGGGTCGAGGACGTGCACCTGACCGCCACCGACGAAGGCGGCGCGGTCCGCACGGTGCTGGACGGCATCTCGTTGACCATCCGCAAGGGCGAGGTGCTGGGCGTCGCAGGCGTCGAGGGCAACGGGCAGGCCGAGTTGGTCGAGGCCGTCATGGGCACCCGCACGCCCGACCGCGGGACGATCACCCTGGACGGCGCCGACCTCTCCCGCGCCACCACCCGCGCTCGCCGCGAGGGCGGCATCGGCTACATCCCCGAGGACCGCCACCGGCACGGCCTGCTGCTGGACGCCCCGCTGTGGGAGAACCGCATCCTCGGCCACGTCACCGAGCGCCCCAACAGCAGGGGCAAGCTGCTGGACCTGGCCGGCGCCCGTGCGGACACCGAGCGGATCGTCGCCGAGTACGACGTGCGCACCCCCGGCATCGAGGTCACCGCGGCCTCGCTCTCCGGCGGCAACCAGCAGAAGCTGATCGTCGGCCGGGAGATGAGCCACCACCCCAAGCTCCTGATCGCCGCCCACCCCACCCGCGGGGTCGACGTCGGCGCGCAGGCGCAGATCTGGGAGCAGATCCGCGCCGCGCGCCGGGAGGGCCTGGCGGTCCTGCTGATCTCTGCCGACCTGGACGAGCTGATCGGCCTGTCCGACACCCTGCGGGTGATGTACCGGGGCCGGTTGGTCGCGGACGCGGACCCCGCCGTGATCACCCCGGAGGAGTTGGGCTCCGCCATGACCGGTGCCGCCAGCGGCCACCTCAGCGCGTCGGACGACGCCGCACAAGGGGGTGCGCAGAAGTGA